In Gemmatimonadaceae bacterium, the following proteins share a genomic window:
- a CDS encoding VOC family protein gives MPASPSPSPSPHGRFTWHDLVTTDSAGAQAFYTKVAGWGTEPWGPPEKSYTMWTANGRPIGGIGPLSAEEQAKGIPPYWMGHIATTDLDATVAQVPALGGAVLLPPTPIPTVGRFAIVQDPYGATFSAFQSDNEAPGHDGPAAVGEFSWRELATRDLDGALAFYGKLFGWTLGSDMDMGANGIYRIVNRNGQMLGGMYLITEAMPMPPSWLYYVRVADIDAAAGATTAAGGTIVQPIMDIPGGKIFIAVDPQGATFAAHWDPS, from the coding sequence ATGCCCGCCTCCCCCTCCCCCTCCCCCTCCCCCCACGGCCGCTTCACCTGGCACGACCTCGTTACCACCGACAGCGCCGGAGCCCAGGCCTTCTATACAAAGGTCGCCGGGTGGGGGACCGAACCCTGGGGCCCCCCCGAGAAGTCGTACACCATGTGGACCGCCAACGGGCGTCCCATCGGGGGGATCGGGCCACTCTCCGCCGAGGAGCAGGCCAAGGGGATTCCCCCCTACTGGATGGGGCACATCGCGACCACGGACCTCGACGCCACGGTGGCCCAGGTCCCCGCACTCGGCGGCGCGGTTCTCCTCCCGCCGACCCCGATTCCCACTGTGGGGCGCTTTGCCATCGTGCAGGACCCGTACGGGGCGACCTTCTCCGCCTTCCAGAGCGACAACGAGGCGCCGGGGCACGACGGACCGGCAGCCGTGGGAGAGTTCTCGTGGCGGGAACTCGCGACCAGGGACCTGGACGGCGCGCTCGCCTTCTATGGAAAGCTCTTCGGCTGGACGCTGGGGAGTGACATGGACATGGGGGCCAACGGGATCTACCGGATCGTCAACCGCAATGGCCAGATGCTGGGGGGGATGTACCTCATCACGGAGGCGATGCCGATGCCGCCGTCGTGGCTGTACTACGTGCGGGTGGCCGACATCGACGCGGCGGCGGGGGCGACGACTGCGGCTGGCGGTACGATCGTGCAGCCGATCATGGACATTCCGGGGGGAAAGATCTTCATCGCGGTCGATCCGCAAGGGGCGACGTTCGCGGCGCACTGGGATCCGAGCTGA
- the wecB gene encoding UDP-N-acetylglucosamine 2-epimerase (non-hydrolyzing), which produces MNRRVGDRLTPRELSAVGYGGKYRVCVIVGTRPEAIKMAPVILELSQHRQVIETMVVTTAQHREMLSQALDAFGIKPHVDLGLMSAKQALADFTARAMLALSSCFSELRPDLVLVQGDTTTVLCAALAAHYLGIPVGHVEAGLRSGNLRNPFPEELNRRLASVVADLHFAPTDTARQNLLREGVPDDRITVTGNTIVDALRRIPRKAQFDDARLNDLPWEKRRFVLCTMHRRENLGEPLANICRALGELATMHTDTHFVFPVHLNPHVRDVVFDELSGMPRVELLDPLGYSDLLELLRRCEFAMTDSGGIQEECPSLGKPVLILRKNTERPEVVESGFGRVVGTDTLAIVDAATLLLDDYREIEKMTSGDNPFGDGLAAQRIVQTLMRRAPRHAGGHPVPEGPALLPTRRVVEP; this is translated from the coding sequence ATGAATCGGCGCGTGGGCGATCGGCTCACGCCGCGCGAACTCTCGGCCGTGGGATACGGCGGCAAGTATCGCGTCTGCGTGATTGTCGGGACGCGCCCCGAAGCCATCAAGATGGCGCCGGTCATCCTCGAACTCTCGCAGCACCGCCAGGTGATCGAGACGATGGTGGTCACCACCGCGCAGCATCGCGAGATGCTGTCGCAGGCGCTCGATGCCTTCGGGATCAAGCCGCACGTCGACCTCGGGCTCATGTCGGCCAAGCAGGCGCTGGCCGACTTCACCGCCCGCGCGATGCTGGCGCTCTCGTCGTGCTTCTCCGAGCTGCGCCCAGACCTTGTCCTGGTGCAGGGCGACACGACCACGGTGCTCTGCGCCGCGCTCGCCGCGCACTACCTGGGCATTCCGGTGGGGCACGTCGAGGCGGGGCTGCGCTCGGGAAACCTGCGTAACCCGTTCCCCGAGGAACTCAATCGCCGCCTGGCCTCGGTGGTGGCCGACCTGCACTTTGCCCCGACGGACACGGCACGCCAGAACCTCCTGCGCGAGGGGGTCCCTGACGACCGCATCACCGTCACCGGCAACACGATCGTCGACGCGCTGCGGCGCATTCCCCGCAAGGCGCAGTTTGACGATGCGCGCCTCAACGACCTCCCATGGGAGAAGCGGCGCTTCGTCCTGTGCACCATGCACCGGCGTGAGAACCTGGGCGAGCCGCTGGCCAACATCTGCCGCGCGCTGGGCGAGCTGGCCACGATGCACACCGACACGCACTTCGTCTTCCCGGTGCACCTCAACCCGCACGTGCGCGACGTGGTGTTCGACGAGCTGTCGGGGATGCCTCGCGTCGAGCTCCTGGACCCGTTAGGCTACTCGGACCTGCTCGAACTGCTGCGGCGGTGCGAGTTCGCGATGACGGACTCCGGGGGAATCCAGGAAGAATGCCCGTCGCTGGGAAAGCCGGTCCTGATCCTGCGCAAGAACACCGAACGCCCCGAAGTGGTGGAGTCGGGGTTCGGGCGCGTGGTGGGGACCGACACGCTGGCGATCGTCGATGCGGCGACGCTCCTCCTCGACGACTATCGCGAGATCGAGAAGATGACCTCGGGCGACAATCCCTTTGGCGATGGACTCGCCGCGCAACGCATCGTACAGACGCTGATGCGCCGCGCGCCGCGGCATGCCGGGGGACACCCGGTCCCCGAGGGGCCGGCGCTCCTCCCGACGCGGCGAGTCGTGGAGCCATGA
- a CDS encoding YaiO family outer membrane beta-barrel protein, which yields MTSRRGRRTERPRPEPPRTEPPRTAAMRRLAARAFAALLAAVMGAATLPVSRAHAQERASAHDGARPLLDRRVDLFADRHQVTGGYGDWRGVGLRLSVPVGQRDTWFAEALERRAFRDEGTYLSVANQHVWSERVYTYASVGGGSGDFVLPDLRLDASLSTKWGARRALVTTLGTTLIDAKRGYRDVGGFAALTGYLSPWAVAEGGVRVTRSTPGDVDAARGNGALTLGSQGHTVVVVRGSSGREGYQLLGAGAAVRRFSSQEGSASVRQWVGAHGGVLVQGEHYRNPFYRRTGVTLGVFAHW from the coding sequence ATGACATCCCGACGCGGCCGCCGCACGGAGCGGCCGCGCCCGGAGCCGCCTCGCACGGAGCCGCCGCGCACGGCCGCGATGCGGCGCCTCGCCGCACGAGCCTTCGCCGCGCTGCTCGCCGCAGTCATGGGAGCGGCTACACTCCCCGTCTCACGCGCGCACGCGCAGGAGCGCGCCAGCGCCCACGACGGCGCCCGCCCCTTGCTCGACCGGCGCGTCGACCTCTTCGCCGACCGGCACCAAGTCACGGGCGGCTACGGCGACTGGCGTGGCGTCGGGTTGCGGCTGTCGGTCCCCGTGGGGCAACGCGACACCTGGTTCGCCGAGGCGCTCGAGCGCCGCGCCTTCCGCGACGAGGGGACCTACCTCAGCGTTGCCAACCAACACGTCTGGAGTGAGCGCGTCTACACCTATGCAAGTGTGGGGGGCGGCTCGGGCGACTTCGTCCTCCCCGACCTGCGCCTCGACGCATCGCTCTCCACCAAGTGGGGGGCGCGACGCGCGCTCGTGACCACGCTCGGCACCACGCTCATCGACGCCAAGCGCGGCTACCGCGACGTGGGGGGCTTTGCGGCGCTCACGGGCTACCTGTCGCCGTGGGCGGTGGCCGAGGGCGGGGTGCGTGTCACGCGCAGCACGCCGGGCGACGTGGACGCCGCCAGGGGCAACGGGGCGTTGACGTTAGGCAGCCAGGGGCACACGGTCGTCGTCGTACGCGGCTCGTCGGGGCGCGAGGGGTACCAGTTGCTGGGGGCGGGGGCGGCGGTGCGGCGCTTCTCGAGCCAGGAGGGGAGCGCATCGGTGCGGCAGTGGGTGGGGGCGCACGGGGGGGTGCTGGTGCAAGGCGAGCACTATCGCAATCCGTTCTACCGTCGCACGGGGGTGACGCTTGGCGTCTTTGCCCACTGGTAG
- a CDS encoding glycosyltransferase family 2 protein, with protein MIVTILVALLWSVVAVLAIYTVRHYVFTFNRLFGRHRQPYVDITVADWPPVTVFIPCHNEAQVIHGSIDALLAADYPRDRLTIIPIDDRSTDTTGAILRDYASRHPEVIRPVWRTGGTPGKAAALAEASARVGSEVHLVFDADYIPGPKLLKQLVAPFFDPEVGAVMGRVVPQNVKRSLLTRLLDLERAGGYQVDQQARMNLGLVPQYGGTVGGVRREALSSVGGWRTDTLAEDTDMTFRLLLRGWEVVYQNRSECYEEVPEHWPTRIRQIRRWTHGHNQALRRYVNRVLARRGNVSWLQALDGTLLLGVFAVGPILLAGWILALVLYYLGYQPSSGILMVLVISAFSTLGNFAAFFEVATATRLDASRNRVRLLPFLFFGFLVSLMAVSQETLLQFVGRGLGWRSNKRWDKTERYRQAQDGGNGGGSGQLGHGGAA; from the coding sequence ATGATCGTCACGATCCTCGTCGCGCTCCTGTGGTCGGTGGTCGCGGTGCTGGCGATCTACACCGTGCGCCACTACGTCTTCACCTTCAATCGCCTGTTTGGGCGCCACCGGCAGCCGTACGTCGACATCACCGTTGCCGACTGGCCGCCGGTCACGGTCTTCATCCCATGCCATAACGAGGCGCAGGTCATCCACGGGTCGATCGATGCGCTCCTGGCCGCCGACTACCCGCGCGACCGCCTGACGATCATCCCGATCGACGATCGCTCGACCGACACCACCGGGGCAATCCTGCGCGACTACGCGTCACGACACCCGGAGGTCATCAGGCCGGTGTGGCGCACTGGGGGGACGCCGGGAAAGGCAGCGGCGCTGGCCGAGGCGAGTGCGCGCGTGGGGAGCGAGGTCCACCTCGTCTTCGACGCCGACTACATCCCCGGCCCCAAGCTCCTCAAGCAGCTCGTGGCCCCCTTCTTCGATCCCGAGGTGGGAGCGGTGATGGGGCGCGTGGTGCCGCAGAACGTGAAGCGCTCGCTCCTCACGCGCCTCCTCGACCTCGAGCGCGCGGGCGGCTACCAGGTGGACCAGCAGGCGCGCATGAACCTGGGACTGGTGCCGCAGTACGGCGGCACGGTGGGCGGCGTGCGTCGCGAGGCGCTGTCGAGCGTTGGGGGGTGGCGCACCGACACCCTGGCCGAGGACACCGACATGACCTTCCGCCTGCTCCTGCGCGGGTGGGAGGTGGTGTACCAGAACCGCTCCGAGTGCTACGAGGAAGTACCCGAGCACTGGCCGACCCGCATTCGCCAGATCCGGCGCTGGACGCACGGGCACAACCAGGCGCTGCGGCGCTACGTGAATCGCGTGCTGGCTCGGCGCGGGAACGTGTCGTGGCTGCAGGCGCTCGACGGCACGCTGCTGTTAGGGGTCTTCGCGGTGGGGCCCATCCTTCTCGCGGGTTGGATCCTTGCCCTGGTCCTCTATTACCTGGGCTACCAGCCGTCCTCGGGGATCCTGATGGTCCTCGTCATCTCGGCGTTCAGCACGCTGGGGAACTTCGCGGCCTTCTTCGAGGTGGCAACGGCCACGCGGCTCGACGCGTCGCGCAACCGCGTGCGCCTCCTCCCGTTTCTCTTCTTCGGCTTCCTGGTCTCGCTCATGGCGGTGTCGCAGGAGACGCTGCTGCAGTTCGTGGGACGCGGGCTGGGATGGCGCAGCAACAAGCGCTGGGACAAGACGGAGCGCTACCGTCAGGCGCAAGACGGCGGCAACGGCGGCGGCAGCGGCCAGTTGGGCCATGGCGGGGCAGCATGA
- a CDS encoding polymer-forming cytoskeletal protein: MSVVAFLALFAVAVAWFLLPLLPALRELLSPTDAEPLTAVGQDAGDLTVFADGFRDYLARQLPTAPSSAPSTDPSTAASRVGTLVDGTPFVQLAESAELLREVALTDGSIPRVVIAERALTLPGGETFPLEVLARGPLRAGKGTIFRALLGMDDLTLGAGSEILRWVHADGTLRLAEGCTVHGRASATARILLGPDVAFSRIRAAHIAAVPDPTADDALALLDDAPSLPPVISGTARLPAGTLRERGYTRVPGDLTIPAGGTVTGALVVQGRLSVGEGARVGGSVKVHGECTLAADAVIDGTLVSRRGVTLGARCLVQGSIVAEGDVVVGSGSWVGSPSTPASIAAVRVTIRSGAQVFGAISARLGAQTG, from the coding sequence ATGAGCGTCGTCGCCTTCCTCGCACTGTTCGCGGTGGCGGTGGCGTGGTTCCTCCTCCCCCTCCTCCCCGCGCTGCGCGAGTTGCTGTCACCCACCGACGCCGAGCCGCTGACGGCCGTTGGGCAGGACGCGGGCGACCTCACGGTCTTCGCCGATGGCTTTCGCGACTACCTCGCGCGCCAGCTGCCCACCGCCCCCTCCTCCGCCCCCTCCACCGACCCCTCCACCGCCGCGTCACGCGTGGGGACGCTCGTGGACGGGACCCCCTTCGTGCAGCTGGCGGAGAGCGCCGAGCTGCTGCGCGAAGTGGCGCTGACCGACGGCTCGATCCCGCGCGTCGTCATCGCCGAGCGCGCGCTCACCCTCCCCGGCGGCGAGACCTTCCCGCTCGAGGTCCTCGCGCGTGGCCCGCTGCGCGCGGGGAAGGGGACAATCTTCCGGGCGCTCCTTGGCATGGATGACCTCACGCTCGGCGCCGGCTCCGAGATCCTGCGCTGGGTGCACGCCGATGGCACGTTGCGGCTGGCGGAAGGGTGCACGGTGCACGGGCGCGCCTCCGCCACCGCACGCATCCTCCTCGGACCCGACGTTGCCTTCTCGCGCATCCGCGCCGCGCACATCGCCGCTGTCCCCGACCCGACCGCAGACGACGCGCTCGCACTGCTCGACGACGCTCCGTCTCTCCCTCCCGTCATCAGCGGCACCGCCAGGCTCCCCGCCGGGACGTTGCGCGAACGCGGCTACACGCGCGTCCCCGGCGACCTCACCATCCCCGCCGGCGGAACCGTGACCGGGGCGCTCGTCGTGCAAGGGCGACTCTCTGTGGGCGAAGGAGCGCGCGTTGGCGGGAGCGTGAAGGTGCACGGCGAGTGCACGCTCGCCGCCGACGCGGTGATCGACGGGACGCTGGTGTCGCGCCGCGGGGTCACGCTCGGCGCGCGCTGCCTGGTGCAGGGCTCGATCGTGGCCGAGGGCGACGTCGTGGTGGGAAGCGGGAGCTGGGTCGGGTCGCCATCGACCCCGGCCTCCATCGCCGCCGTGCGCGTGACGATCCGCAGCGGGGCGCAGGTGTTCGGGGCTATCTCGGCACGTTTGGGCGCCCAGACCGGCTGA
- a CDS encoding PEP-CTERM sorting domain-containing protein yields MSTMTRILRGALASAVLVGVLPAGAQAQRTVYPGGPWISDVRGSGGSAAITGNNPRNGNGSLELAVSGDLRDWGWFNLFSGDPATTQGWGQLSQLTQVGFDWYRVAMGPTGDAPWQAQSPALRLYVRSGPIGAPVYSELVWERWYTLAQPAPTNQWISENATNQMFWRFVTGQGYTIDDCSSPATITPGIPVKTTSPSAWGNGNNCYALGDAVVYGIGVGLGSNWPHAYKAFADNVTLGFNNDPVLAVHDNFELQSSTTPEPATMLLLGSGLAGIGGAMARRRRKGV; encoded by the coding sequence ATGAGCACGATGACGCGCATCCTGCGGGGTGCCTTGGCGAGCGCTGTCCTGGTTGGGGTTCTCCCGGCCGGGGCGCAGGCGCAGCGCACCGTGTACCCTGGTGGGCCATGGATCTCGGATGTTCGTGGCTCCGGTGGATCGGCCGCGATCACGGGGAACAACCCGCGCAACGGCAACGGATCGTTGGAGCTGGCAGTAAGCGGCGACCTGCGGGACTGGGGGTGGTTCAACCTCTTCTCGGGCGATCCGGCGACGACGCAGGGGTGGGGGCAGCTGTCGCAGTTGACGCAGGTGGGCTTCGACTGGTATCGCGTGGCGATGGGGCCCACGGGCGATGCACCGTGGCAGGCGCAATCGCCGGCGCTTCGCCTGTACGTGCGCAGCGGCCCGATTGGCGCGCCGGTGTACAGTGAGCTGGTGTGGGAACGCTGGTACACGCTGGCGCAGCCCGCGCCCACCAATCAGTGGATCTCCGAGAACGCGACCAACCAAATGTTCTGGCGCTTCGTGACGGGGCAGGGATACACGATCGACGATTGCAGCAGCCCCGCCACCATCACGCCCGGCATCCCGGTCAAGACCACGTCGCCGTCGGCGTGGGGGAACGGGAACAACTGCTACGCGTTAGGCGATGCGGTCGTCTACGGCATCGGGGTGGGGCTCGGCAGCAACTGGCCGCATGCCTACAAGGCCTTTGCCGACAACGTCACGCTCGGCTTCAACAACGACCCCGTGCTCGCGGTGCACGATAACTTCGAGCTCCAGTCGAGTACGACCCCCGAGCCGGCGACGATGCTCCTGCTCGGCAGCGGATTGGCCGGGATCGGCGGGGCGATGGCGCGTCGTCGCCGGAAGGGCGTGTAG
- a CDS encoding beta-lactamase family protein → MTLRRSPHRARGARLVFLHALLGVTAALAACSGRGDGAATPRDVASAAGAGPARPLIDSLFARFAAPGMPGASILVVRHDTVLLRESFGLADVEANVAATPVTNYRLASLTKQFTATAILLLARDGKLSIDAHARDFLPELPAYARNVTIRHLLTHTSGLWDYESFVPDTLERQVHDLDALTLVSTRAESLYFAPGTSWRYSNTAYALLALIVERVSKERFGDFLRARIFVPLEMHDSYAHEEGRTQVPRRAWGYTVRGDSVTRTDQSSTSAVLGDGGVYSSLDDLARWHASLWHAPLVGDSIWREATTPYVLEDGKPTDYGFGWFVEQYQGHRRLRHHGETRGFTNWVARFPDDGLVIVILTNRTDSAPWDIADRLADRFLSP, encoded by the coding sequence ATGACTCTCCGTCGTTCTCCGCATCGTGCGCGCGGCGCGCGACTGGTCTTCCTGCACGCGCTGTTGGGTGTCACCGCCGCGCTGGCGGCATGCAGCGGGCGTGGTGACGGCGCCGCCACGCCGCGAGACGTTGCGAGCGCAGCCGGTGCCGGACCGGCACGCCCACTCATCGATTCGCTCTTTGCGCGATTCGCGGCGCCGGGGATGCCAGGGGCAAGCATTCTCGTCGTGCGGCACGACACCGTGCTCCTGCGTGAATCGTTCGGGCTCGCCGACGTGGAGGCGAACGTTGCGGCCACTCCCGTCACGAACTATCGCCTCGCCTCGCTCACGAAGCAGTTCACCGCCACGGCGATCCTCCTCCTGGCGCGCGACGGCAAGCTCTCGATCGATGCGCACGCCCGCGACTTCCTCCCCGAACTGCCCGCCTACGCGCGCAACGTCACCATCCGCCACCTGCTCACGCACACCTCGGGGTTGTGGGACTACGAGTCGTTCGTCCCCGATACGCTTGAGCGACAGGTTCATGACCTCGACGCGCTCACGCTCGTGAGCACGCGGGCCGAGTCGCTGTACTTCGCCCCGGGTACGTCGTGGCGCTATTCGAACACGGCGTATGCGCTGCTGGCGCTCATTGTCGAGCGCGTGAGCAAGGAGCGTTTTGGCGACTTCCTGCGCGCACGCATCTTCGTGCCACTGGAGATGCACGACAGCTACGCCCACGAGGAGGGACGCACGCAGGTACCGCGGCGCGCCTGGGGCTACACGGTGCGCGGCGACAGCGTGACGCGCACCGACCAGAGCAGCACCTCGGCGGTGCTTGGTGACGGTGGCGTCTACTCATCGCTGGACGACCTCGCGCGCTGGCATGCGTCACTCTGGCATGCGCCGCTGGTGGGTGACTCGATCTGGCGCGAGGCCACGACGCCCTACGTGCTCGAGGATGGCAAGCCGACAGACTACGGCTTTGGATGGTTCGTCGAGCAGTACCAGGGACATCGGCGCCTGCGCCACCATGGCGAGACACGCGGCTTCACCAACTGGGTGGCGCGTTTTCCCGATGACGGGCTGGTGATCGTGATCCTGACCAACCGGACCGACTCGGCGCCGTGGGACATCGCCGACCGCCTCGCCGATCGCTTTCTCTCCCCCTGA
- a CDS encoding dipeptidase, whose product MTTRLPALVAACALVVVTPLHAQGPSGADASHWAKVRRVLRTTPLMDGHNDLPGYIRSEVAANRRDVDAYDLRKHTSGNTDIPRLRQGMVGGQFWSVYVDGEAKDSGYARLQLEQIDIARRVVEKYPEAFQLALTAADVRRAKASGKIAGLIGMEGGHVLENSLGTLRAYYDLGARYLTLTHNVTLDWADAAQDKARHGGLTRFGEAVVREMNRLGMLVDLSHVSPATMSDALNVSESPVIFSHSAARALTDVPRNVPDSILKRLPKNGGVVMVAFVPGFVSQRVATWKAEQSAVVNESLKKHGGDSAAVRRDKAEWERAHPFKNATVADVADHIEYIRKVAGVDHVGLGSDYDGTGNELPDGLGDVSTFPVLLVELSKRGWSEGDLRKLAGENVLRVMSVNEKNAARIKKQRSASPRTIEELDGRPRM is encoded by the coding sequence ATGACCACTCGACTTCCCGCCCTCGTCGCCGCCTGCGCCCTCGTCGTTGTCACGCCCCTTCACGCGCAGGGGCCGTCGGGCGCCGACGCCTCGCACTGGGCCAAGGTGCGCCGCGTGCTGCGCACCACGCCGCTCATGGACGGGCACAACGACCTCCCGGGCTACATCCGCTCCGAGGTCGCCGCCAATCGCCGTGACGTGGATGCGTACGACCTCCGCAAGCACACCTCGGGAAACACCGACATCCCGCGCCTGCGGCAGGGAATGGTGGGTGGGCAGTTCTGGTCGGTGTATGTCGACGGCGAGGCGAAGGACTCGGGCTACGCGCGCTTGCAGCTCGAGCAGATCGACATTGCGCGGCGCGTGGTGGAGAAGTATCCGGAGGCCTTCCAGCTCGCCCTCACCGCTGCCGACGTGCGGCGCGCCAAGGCCAGCGGGAAGATCGCCGGGCTCATCGGGATGGAAGGGGGGCACGTCCTCGAGAACTCGTTAGGGACGCTGCGCGCCTACTACGACCTGGGGGCGCGCTACCTCACGCTCACGCACAACGTCACGCTCGACTGGGCCGACGCGGCGCAGGACAAGGCGCGGCACGGCGGGCTCACGCGCTTCGGCGAAGCCGTCGTCCGCGAGATGAACCGCCTCGGGATGCTCGTCGACCTCTCGCACGTCTCGCCGGCCACGATGAGCGATGCGCTCAACGTGTCGGAGTCGCCGGTCATCTTCTCGCACTCGGCGGCGCGCGCCCTCACCGATGTCCCGCGCAACGTCCCCGACTCGATCCTCAAGCGCCTGCCGAAGAATGGCGGCGTAGTGATGGTCGCCTTCGTCCCCGGCTTCGTCTCGCAGCGCGTCGCCACGTGGAAAGCCGAACAGTCGGCGGTCGTCAACGAGTCGCTCAAGAAGCACGGCGGCGACAGCGCCGCCGTGCGGCGTGACAAGGCCGAGTGGGAGCGCGCGCATCCTTTCAAGAACGCGACCGTGGCCGACGTGGCCGATCACATCGAGTACATCCGCAAGGTGGCCGGCGTCGACCACGTGGGGTTGGGGAGCGACTACGACGGCACGGGGAACGAACTTCCCGATGGCCTGGGCGACGTCTCGACCTTTCCCGTCCTGCTCGTCGAGCTCTCCAAGCGCGGCTGGAGCGAGGGCGACCTGCGCAAGCTCGCCGGCGAGAACGTGCTGCGCGTGATGAGTGTGAACGAGAAGAACGCCGCGCGCATCAAGAAGCAGCGTTCCGCCTCGCCGCGCACCATCGAGGAGCTCGACGGGCGCCCCAGGATGTAA
- a CDS encoding aldo/keto reductase yields the protein MSPPSRTHVDLAPGYRISRLIKGGWQLAGGHGTIERAQALADMRAFAESGITTFDCADIYTGVEELIGDFLREWRPAHNHRHALEQVRVHTKFVPDLGALASLTAHDIRRLIDRSRERLGVRTLDLVQFHWWDYDIPGVLDAARYLDALRREGKFRHLAVTNFDTPHLEALLDDGLPVVSHQLQYSLLDRRPAGAMAALCKAHGVELLCYGALAGGFLSEKWLGAREPTEPLENRSLTKYKLVIDEYGGWESFQSLLQLLRGVAQRHGVRIGTVAIRWVLDQPGVTAVIVGARHARHLAPTLAALTLQLTDDDRRAIDALLEQSPGPAGDIYHLERDRTGRHGRIMRYNLNTAIPGH from the coding sequence ATGAGCCCCCCCTCCCGGACGCACGTCGACCTGGCTCCCGGCTATCGCATCTCGCGCCTCATCAAGGGCGGCTGGCAGCTGGCGGGCGGGCACGGCACGATCGAGCGCGCGCAGGCGCTGGCCGACATGCGCGCCTTTGCCGAGTCGGGGATTACCACCTTCGACTGCGCCGACATCTACACGGGTGTCGAGGAGCTCATCGGCGACTTCCTGCGCGAGTGGCGCCCCGCGCACAATCACCGCCACGCGCTCGAGCAGGTGCGCGTCCACACCAAGTTCGTCCCCGACCTGGGGGCGCTGGCCTCGCTCACCGCGCACGACATCCGCCGCCTCATCGACCGTTCGCGCGAGCGACTCGGCGTGCGCACGCTCGACCTCGTGCAGTTCCATTGGTGGGACTACGACATTCCCGGTGTGCTCGACGCCGCGCGCTATCTCGACGCGTTGCGGCGCGAGGGAAAGTTCCGCCACCTGGCGGTCACCAACTTCGACACGCCGCACCTCGAGGCGCTGCTGGACGATGGGCTCCCGGTAGTCTCGCACCAGCTGCAATACTCGCTCCTCGACCGCCGCCCCGCCGGCGCCATGGCCGCGCTGTGCAAGGCGCACGGGGTGGAGCTGCTCTGCTACGGCGCGCTCGCCGGCGGCTTCCTCTCCGAGAAGTGGCTGGGGGCCCGCGAACCAACCGAGCCGCTGGAGAACCGCTCGCTCACCAAGTACAAGCTCGTCATCGACGAGTATGGGGGGTGGGAGTCGTTCCAGTCGCTGTTGCAGCTGCTGCGCGGTGTCGCCCAGCGCCACGGCGTACGCATCGGCACGGTGGCCATTCGCTGGGTGCTCGACCAGCCCGGGGTGACGGCGGTCATCGTTGGCGCGCGGCACGCCCGTCACCTCGCGCCGACCCTGGCGGCGCTCACGTTGCAGCTCACGGACGACGACCGGCGCGCCATCGACGCCCTCCTCGAGCAATCGCCCGGTCCCGCCGGCGACATCTATCACCTGGAACGCGACCGCACCGGGCGCCACGGACGCATCATGCGCTACAACCTCAACACCGCCATCCCCGGACACTGA
- a CDS encoding TIGR04076 family protein — MSAPHADDTFTLYDLRVEVVATERPMVCNHRAGDWFELSGENLRFPDGQTFPLYSLAGILPILPAKQRETHPADWMTTDTDVACVDPHCGARFRITRIARRTFRHSDVTLVPMPGTTGTGPLARSASPPNAT, encoded by the coding sequence ATGTCTGCACCGCACGCCGACGACACGTTCACGCTCTACGACCTGCGCGTCGAAGTCGTCGCCACCGAACGCCCCATGGTGTGCAACCACCGCGCGGGCGACTGGTTCGAACTCTCGGGAGAGAACCTTCGCTTTCCCGACGGGCAGACGTTCCCGCTCTACTCGCTCGCCGGCATCCTCCCCATCCTCCCGGCCAAGCAGCGCGAGACACACCCCGCCGACTGGATGACGACCGACACCGACGTCGCCTGCGTCGACCCGCACTGCGGCGCGCGCTTCCGCATCACGCGCATCGCGCGCCGGACCTTTCGCCACAGCGACGTCACGCTCGTCCCGATGCCGGGCACCACCGGCACGGGACCGCTAGCACGCAGCGCCTCTCCCCCGAACGCGACATGA